CGGCAAGGGGCCGAGGAACGGGCGACGGCTGCCGAGCAGCGGCAGCAGGAGGCTGAGCAGAGGGCGGCGGCTGCCGAGCAGCGGCAACAAAAGGCCGAGAAGAAGGCAAGGGTGGCCAAAGCTCTGATCGAAACCAGACTGGCCCAAATCCAAAAAATGGAGGTCGAGCACGCCCGAGCTAGTTTGACCGCCGAAGGCCGCATCTCCGAGCTAGAAACTGCACTGGGCAGCCCGAGGCACGAAGCCGAAGTTCTGAGGCTGAGGGCCGAGCGGTTCGAAAGGCTCGCTGAGGAGCAAGTCCGGGAGGCCGTCTAGAATTTTCGCCAGTCCGAAGAATACATAGACGAGTTGGCGGAGGGGGTGACTGATGCCCTGATCCGGAATTTTTAAAACTACCGTGATCTGGCTCAGAGGCTTTGCCCCGAGGTCGACTTCAGTAGTCTTCACCCATGCTTGTCCAGGGCCACCGAAGCAACGATCGCAGCTGAAGTAAGCGAGCTCGCTAAGGCGTGCGAACTCGTCGCCAACGCGGACAGTACTGAGGTCGCTGCCGAGGCCGGGACTGAGGCTGAAGTTGCCGCCCAAGCTGACTAAGCCCTCTCCCTTCTGCttgtattttcttcttttttattcttgTAAGATCGGCCATTTAGGCCTTTCTATAGTTGACCATTCTGTATTCAGTCTGACCTCAAGGTCGGCTCTTATTGTACTCGACCTTTGGCCTTTCAATATTAATGAAGTACATTTTCTCCAACACTTTGCATTTTGAAATCTGACGAAGTATTTGAGCTCGTCTTGCTATGTGTCTTGTGTTGGATCTTTATGTTCGGCTAATAAAATCCGAACAGCGTAACTTAGATGCTGGCCTGACTTTCACATAACCAGATAACTTTGGCCGTCACCGTGCTCGGAGTTCATTCCCAACTTAGACAGCCTTGTAAAGTTGGTGGAGAGCTCACTGCTCCCGAGCCCGTCCGCTGGCGCACTTTAGGCGTCCAGGTCAGGCATCAGGTTTGCTTCGGACCTTTTCGCGAGAACTGAGCTCGGGGCCCCTTGTGACTTTCACACTGTAGTCTGTCAGGGTGCCTCTTGGATGGGAGATCGTCATGGGCTTTGATGCCTTCTTGCCTTCTAGatttttgtaggctttaattggGGCGCTCAATCTAAGGTTGGGTCGCCCTCAGAttttttccgaggtcgaggtagTCTCGTTGGCTCGCGGTCGTCACATCAGGATGCCCCAAGCTCGGATCGAGGGCGTCATTGTGGATGCCTGCGAACGATCGACGGGCTTTTGGCCGACTCTGCAGGGCACCTCGAGCTTGGGCCCGAGACGTCATGTTCTGCAAACGGTCGGCATGGCCTCTGGCTCTTGGCCGATTCTGCAAGGCACCCCAAGCTCGGGCCCGGGACGTCATATCCTGCGAACGGTCGGCGGGGCCTCTTTGGCTCTTGGCTGACTCTGCacggcgccccgagctcgagccgggaCATCATGTCCTACGAACGGTCAGcggggcctcttcggctcttggcCGACTCTGCAGGGCACCCCGAGCTCGGGCCCGGGATGTTATGTCCTGCAAACGGTCGACggagcctcttcggctcttggtcAACTCTGcagagcgccccgagctcgggctcaGGACGTCATGTCCTGTGAACGGTCGATagggcctcttcggctcttggtcaactctgcagggcgccccgagctcgggccCGAGACGCTTTGAGATCCTCTCCAGCTTGACACCTCAGGCGCCTCTTGTTGCCCTCCTCCAATGGTATGGATAATGCCAGCAACAGGTCGGTTGTTATTCTACTCCTCGGACGGCTCGAGATCCTGTTCCTTGGGCACCTTCCTTTTAGGTCGGTTCTGGACAAACCGACCTCGACAGATGAGTGCCTCAATCTCATCACGAAGCTGGTAGCAGTCCTCTGTATCATGGCCATCATCTTTGTGGAAGCAGCAGTACTTGTTCGAGCACTTCTGCGACTCTGACGATCGCATCCTTGGTGGGGGCTGGAGGTAGCCCCAAtcctcgatctccatgaggatctctgcTCGGGTGGATGTAAGGGGAGTGTACTTTCCAAACTTCCGAAGGGAAGTGTATTTACCTTGCTTTTGGAGGGGAGACCTTGGGCGAGCCGGGCTCTTTAGCCGGAGAGGGTTTTTCTCGTGCCGGGGGATCTGCTCCTTGGTCGGGAGCGCTCCTCGTGGCATTTCTTCTGCATCTTGGAAGGCTGCTCGATCGCTTTCCGCCGCGAGGtcatggcttcctcagccttggcatacttccaaGTCGGGCCAACATCTCCACAAAGTTGGCAGAAAAAtttttctcgatggagaagagaagcTTGTAGGACCGAGCTCCAGTCTTCAATGCCGATATGGCAATGAACTGGTCAAGATCGTGAACCTCCCATGTAGCCAAGGTAAAGCGATCAATATAATCTtttaaggattctccctcctgcTTGATGGCGAAGAGGGAGTTTGAGGTCCGGTGCTGACGCCGGCTAGGGGGTGGACTTTGAAGCGAGTTGCCAGGAGTTGGTACCCGGCGCCTCGATGCATTTGAAGCTCCGTGGCTTCTCAACCTCATGATCACGACTCAGGCCCTCATTCTAGCGCCAGATGTTGTGGTTGAAAtctggcctgagggtgaccacgccggaggagtcggaGGAGCTGTCGGTCGAGACAGAGAAAGGATATCACCTCCCGTGCGCCGGcttacctgcacaaagcctcatctGTGgattccggtgagggccctccgatgcttaagttagagtgGATCTTAATTGGTCCAAAAGTCCTCAAGCGTTACCTGatgtgggctatttatagttccAGCAAAGGTGCCCAGGTGGTGGAGGTATGGCCCAtcctcatcatgggaggagatggtctTAGCAGGTGGCGTGCAGCCAGGGCTCGCTTGAGACACACAGTGTGGGCCGTTCTTGTGAATGGCATTGCATTGACAAAGGTGGCAAGGTATGGCCCTTGGTCGATAGGTCGTAGAGTGGCCAGTAAGTAAAGCATGGCGCGATGAGGTTGTAATGTACGGCCACGTGTGCGCGCGTAGGCGTACGTATGGGTCCGCGCGTGGATGCGGCCGTAGGCAAGGTCGGACTCGCTTGGAGGCCGCAGCATatatttggtgaagtcagttcGGTGAGCACTGAGGTCGGGCCAACTTGGGGGCTGCAGCATGTTTGATGAGGTCGGCTCAACGGACTCTAAGGTCTGCTCGGTAGGATGCCTCGAGCTTGGGCCCGGGATGTCATTATGTTACCTGCGGTCGATGGGGCCTCTTCGGCTCCTGGTCGGTCCTGTAAGGCGCCCCGAGCTCAGGCCCGGGACGTCATTATGTTACCTGCGGTCGAcggggcctcttcggctcttggtcGATCCTGCAGGGCGTCCCGAGCCCGAGGGGCGTCATTGTACATACCTGCGGTTGACGGGGCCTCTTCAGCTCTTGGTCGATCctgcagggcgccccgagcttgagCCCAGGACGTTATTATGTTATCTGCGGTCGACagggcctcttcggctcttggtcAGTCCTGCAGGGCGCCCTGAGCTCGGGCCCGGGACGTCATTATGTTACCTGCAGTCGACAGGGCCTCTTTGGCTCTTGGTCGAACCTGCAGAGCGCCCCGAGCTAGGGCTCGGGACATCATTATGTTACTTGCGGTCGACggagcctcttcggctcttggtcGGTCCTGCAGGGTATGGCAGTGAAGAGATTTGGCCGAGGTTGGCTTAGCCTTTGGCGAGGTCCGAGATCGGACTGGCTCTCAACGTGACCGAGGTCTGGCCTGCTCGGCGCTGAGGTCTGTTTGGCTGGAATGGGATAGTCTAgggtaggacgatccattttgccccccatcagTGAGCAAGGATATGCAGAAGCACATGTTTAAGATAACTTTTGAAGATGCGGAGTCTATAAATGTATAGATGCACACATTTCCATGACAAAGCCTGAATCCATCTTGAATATAGTTCAGGCCAAGTTGATTAATTCAAGCTGTGTCAACAAGCCTAACTTCTCAGCCCAAGCCTATACATTTCACGCTTGGAATTTCATGCCAATTTGTTGGCACAATCCACTCATATTCTATGAGTTCGTAAATTATATAGGTTTGGTCTTAAGAATTAggcatatatataagccaaCGACACCATATTcagcaaaactattatttaaatGCTCTTTGAATTATGGTACAGACAGTTTACAACTAAAcctaatattaaaataaaattcttaTTTACGTGGTTTTGACTTTTTGCATTATACATGTAACTTTGaagattatttaattttatgaatATATCAAGGTCTGGAGTGGAGAAATCTTGCACAGTTTGGTGCGCCATCGACATATATATACATTACAATTCTTGAACAATGCTTCTGCAGGTGGAAATGCAACATACTACAGTATATTTATATCCAATTCATGGCCAAGTTACCATAAGGGAAAGAATGACATTAACAGCATCATAAATCCGCCCTGCACATAATGGTTCACCAACGATTTCTGGAGAGATCTTCGACAACAATACTGAAGCCTGCAGAAGAAGGAAAGGTATAAACAAGAATAGCATCAACAGAAGCAATACATGTCAGATGTACCATCAATCCTTCTGCTGTGCAATCTGATACGGGCCATCCATGATCTGCTGTACAAAAGGTCCATCCACCTTTAGAGATGTGGCGATGCCAGAAACTAAGATCACCAGGGCAATCTTCAAGAACCTTCAAAAATGTGGAATAATACAAATACAAAATTATTGGTGAAAGTGTAACAGGCACATCAAAAAGAGGCATTCTGCTAAAGAGTATAAACCTGTGAGTCTTTTATGTAGTCATGTGCCCGCTTAAGAGTAGGACCATATTCTTCAGAAAGGTCAGTTGAGATAATTGCTTGAACTGTGAAAGCTGTATCCCACAATTGGCTGCCATTATAACCCTGCATTTTGCAAACGAGATTTAACAAATATTGACTGCTTAGACAATGCTCTTGGAGATACAATGTACAGTCAAATCTTGCAGACACCAAGAAGGatgccaatgagcacaaatagAAGGAGAATGCACTTGATAGTATCTTAAAACCTGCATTTTCATGCCATCTTCTGCAATCCACAAATAATCATAGACTCTTGGAAGGTGCAACTTGAATGCTTCTGAATTTGGATCTTCAATCCAGCAGGAAAGCATATTTAGTACCTGCATATATTAAAGTTCAGGCAACGAGAACTTGGAGCTACAATAACCACATGATATGGATAAAAGAAAACACAACATGAAAAACACTAAATAGATTGTAATTTCCCACTGATATAGCTAATGATTTATATTAAACACAGAGTCTTTAGCAAACTCAGGAACAATTCTAGGATGCCATATGATCAAAAGCCTGATAATGAAGCATCAACATACAACTGATAACTGTTTCTAGGATGTGAGGCACACAGCTCCAAGATTCTCGGAGCGAATAATAACTTACTAGGATGTAAGTCAAAACTTTATAGTTTAACCACATGTCAAGTCAAAAACAAGCCTGACTCAGACATGCCCAAGTTATTTGCATCTATAGGAATTAAATTAACTCTTTGTCATGATGCATTAGCTGGCATCTACTCCATGACCATGAGGTTGCAGGTAACCCTGTAACTCAACTATGCTATGGGCTGTGAATTCAACTCAAAGGCCATGAGTTGATTATGAAATTTACTATCAAAAGCCAAAAAGGCATAAAAATTATACAATCATATTTCAGATTTTTCCTTCCATAAAATTTTAGAtcagattgatgaatgtacttGCATAAGAGCACTAAGAGAAGTTGGAGGCAGGTGCAACTCCTTAGATAGTGTTTGTGAAGTTGAAGATGGTTTTGAAATTTTAGAATGCCCATACAAAAAGACACAAGATGGGCAAGACAGAGCACGGGATCATTGTGTGATGCACGTGGGATGGTCTCAGATGACAATGGGGCAAAATATTAGTGCAGGATAGGCATAGAATGATAGCAAAGGATGGCATGATGAAGCATAAGAAGTTGGTGGTGGCACAATTTCATGGTCAGACATATCATCAGCAGATAGAGCGTCAAGTGCTGATTAGACTTGTAATGTCCGGATAACATGGCCTGGTCTAGTGGACAGTCAATTTATGCATTTGATGGATGGAGTAATGGCCTGAAGGCCTCATATCTAGACCTATTTGGGCTCAACTACGAAAAAAAGGAATGAATAATGAATATTCTGAGAGTATAGAAAATTTAAAGTTCACAAGAGAACATCTAAAATCCAAGAgaatattataaattttatgagtCCCATGGTTACAACAGTTTAAATGAACAAGTATGGAATGTAAAATAAGTATATGAAAGGGAAAAGTTTAGGTAAGGATCCACTATATAATTGAACTAGCAAAGAACATTATCATGGTTCATTATATATTAGCACAGTTGAATGAGTTCTTGTCATTAAGGATGCAGGAGTTGATTGTCTTCCGATACCTCAGTTAATGAGTTGATAATAAAGGAAAAAACACCAACACGGAAGAATTTGAGGTCATAGAGCAGTAGAAGAATAAGACAGTTCAACTTAAAATCCACATATATAGCTGAGTCAAGCTGACAGTACGAAGGTAATTGTGATCAAAGTTCGCCGTACCGGGCCGAACCGAACGGTACACCTCGCGCCGCACCATACCGGTTTGGTACTGGTACTGATACGAGAGGGGTCTTGACACTCGATACACCGAAAAGACCCCATACCGTATTGTACCGATACGGCGccagtgtggcaccggtatagggtccggtaccgagacgatGAACCTTGCTCGTAATAGAAAGCCCCCTGCACTATACCAAGATCTGGTCACATATGTGTTTGTGTTAAATCCTAAATTTATCAGCATGCATAAAAGAATCATTTCATatacgatgacaaaaattagcatataattattttcttaataACCCGATAATGAATTTCAAGTCTCATACGCCACCACCTATAAATAGAACACAACAATCAACTCTTAAATCTACAAGTTAAAGATGCAAGCAGAAACTTTCATGCTTACCTTGTTAACAGGACCAATACAAATATATCGAGTACTCTCATCTTCATAATGAATATGTTGCATCACAATATGCAAAGCCTTCTCTCTCAACATGCTCCCAGGCGAATGCATTAGAACAGGTTCTACAACTTTATGAAGTGAAGCCCAAATTATGTCCTGTATCAGCGGGTGGGGATAGtacaaatcttcctaaaataagaaaaaagtaaATACCTCAAAAAATAAGCATTAGCCCATGTTTACGAGCTTTCAAAGGTCAAGATATGTTTCATCAACTTTAAGAATTTTGCCAACCAACTCTCAATCTGATGTGAAATCTATGAACTGGTGAAGTGTTTCAAGCAAAGCCTCCTTGGCAAAGTGACACAACAAGGCCAAACTGCAAGTGTTACATAGTCCTATTGATGGAATTACAAATTGCAACATAAAAATAATTGCGTTCTATCTAAACAACATTGACTCAAGGCACACTATTAGTTTCAAACATTAAGCCTAAATGACAACATCTTGGTAAACATGCAACTCCGGGTCCCCAGCCAAGACATTCATCATAGATGGCATTAGAAATTTTCTACCTGAACTACTCATACCAAGGACAGAAAAAGTTGTGTATATGATCTAGGAATCTAAAACTTGTAGACGAGGTTAATTCAAATCCTTCACTGCATCATTCATCCATGTGAATTATTCTCACATATTGCATTTTAATATCCTTAAGTAACAACATGGTTTCTTAAGTTTTGCTCTAAtgagatttttctttcttgtttttttctttgatcCGAAATCATGTTAATTCATATTAGCTTGTGAGCTAGATTTCATTTGATAGTGCTATGGAAATATTGAAGACCTTTTATAAGCAACAACTCACACCTTTAGATTAATTTAGGATGCAAGATTATTGGATGTtgagatattaaaaacaaattgAGTGCTCTTAACTTGTAAATTTCTcattaaaaataactaaaaacAGCTTGCATGCAAATAAAATTGAGAGCCAATATAGCATGGCATGTTATTTCATATTGAGTGTTGGTAGGATATGTCAAGCCTGACCTACATGGGCACAAATTTCAACGGTCACCTCATCCTGTAGGTTATTTACATACAACCTGTCAAGATTGCATCGAATCCCCCACTTGTGAGAGTCGTTTCTCATTAATAGAAAAATATCTATCAATACACGCCTGATTGTTAGCAATTAGATAGCTACAGAATTTGTCTAAATATGGAATAATATGCGCCTGATTGTTAGCAATCAGACAGCTACAAAATCTATCTAAATATGGAAACCAATACACAATATGTACAGGAGCTATTATAACGTAATATGCGCCTGATTGTTAGCAATCAGATAGCTACAGAATCTATCTAAATATAGAAACCCAGCTCACACCTATCTGACTGACATCCCCCCTCAAATTGATGTTGGGCAATCAATAAGCATCAATTTGCCAACAAAAAATTGATGACGCTGTCGGGTCATGGCCTTGGTAAACACATGAGCCACCTAAAGATCTGTAGGGAAATGAGGAAGAGATATAACACGAGTGTCAACCGCCTCTCTAATAGAATGACAATCCACTTCGACATGCTTGGTGCGCTCATGATAGACAGGATTAGCAGCAATCTGAATGGCACTAGTATTGTCAGCATGAAGAGTAGGATGATGTTGAGAAAATCCAAGTTCAGCCAGCAGCCTGCGAAGCCAAATGATTTTCGAGCAGGCAGCAGACATGGCACGGTATTCAAACTCAGTTAAAGACTTAGAAACCTGATCTTGTTTCTTACTCTTCCAAGAGATTAATGCATCCCCAAGAAATATACACCAACCAGTAATGGAACGACATGTATCAGAACAACCCGCCCAATCAGCATCACTATAGGCAACAAGATGAATAGGCGAACCGATGGGAAAGAACAAACCACAGTTAGGAGATCCCTGAATATACCTAATGATGCGACGGACATCAGCCAGGTGAAGATGCCGTGGAGATTGCATAAACTGACTGACCTACCGAACTGCAAAGGAAATATCAGGTCGAGTGATAGTCAGGTAGACTAAGCTCCCAACTAAATGACGATAAAGCGTAGGATCAGAAAGGAGATCACCCTCCTCTCAGTAATACTTAACATTCACTTCCAGTGGAGTATCCACTGAAGAAGTATCCTGAAGACCAGCTAAAACAATCAAATTCTGGGCATATTTGTCCTAATTCAAGAACACTCCAGCAGACCTTGGTTATGAGCATAAGTTCTTTCTTGCATGCCACTTCAAACTTATCCTAACAAATGAGGACATCAATTGGCTGCAACATACATAAAAGTTTGTGGCTAAATAGATGATGAAGAACACGAGAGAGCTCCTATATGTAGGATGGGCACGAAGCTGTTTGAGGCATTACTCAACAACTATATCAAGTTCAAGTATTATGTTGTAAAAGAAATAGTGTCTGATCTCCATACATCTATCACATTTATTGAGTAAAATATATAAAAGGGACAGGTTCATTTATCCTATTATGACAAGCTAAGCAAAGGTAATTGAGTAATATACACCCATAcacaaaaggaaaaaacaaagaTCATTGCAGCACGCATgtttccaaaaaagaaaaaaaaagagatcatTGCAGTATGCATGTTTCCAAATCTTAACACAGcccttcttaatttttttcaaaatttcctTATATCCCTTTATATTTTTTCAAGTAGACTGTCTAAAAGTTTCACAATCTTCTTAAATTTCCACTAGAACATATTGAAATAGATGAAAGAGGAATGCCCACAAACAAACATGTAACTGCTAAACTCTTCAAAATTTTACCTTCACATATACAACTAAATTTCTTGAGTGAATTCAGAATTCTACAAGGCACGGcctacacataagaaatctaactTCACAAGGAAAACATGTTATTAAACACATATCCTACCAACCTTTGCACACTCATTTCGAGCCCGATTCCAATCTATTTGCTGATAGGGACAAGCATATAGCTCCTTCCTCAGTGATAAAACTGTAGGTGTAATTGGACCCACAAACCTCTTTCCATATATATAGGACATGGGCAAATAAACCATCCGGCAGTGACACCACATTCGTCCTGTGAAGCAAGAGAAGTTAACATGGCAAACCTTGAagcattcaaaaattaaacAAGTCAGCATTTAATATTGCACTAAGGAATGGTCCCAATGCATGGATAACAGTAAAATCCTTGGACAGATATAACAAGAGGCATGCCTTCCATTATGAATACTCTTGCCTGCATTATCTAAGGTAGCAGGCCTCATTTTTGTATTAACTAGGGAAGACAACACTATGAATGCAaactcaactcaactcaacCAAGCCTTAACCCCAAACTAGTTGGGATCGGCTACATGAATCTTTATCCTCCATTCCGCTATTTTTGGGGCCACACTTTCTGAAAGATGTAGGGATATCAAATCAGCATTCTTTACTATGAATGCaaaggaaaggaaaacaaaTTTACTgactttttgttaaaaaaaaagaatgattcGTCAATCACTTTCTTCAAAAACAGATATTAAATGTTATATATTTGATCAAAGAATAGTTACAAAGAATGGAAAATTCATTAAAGGCCCATAAAATTATAGAATAATTGTGATATATCTTTATATATCAAAATTAATGACATGTTCCTGGTTTCTATATTTACTCAAGTGAATTCTATTGAATTTACTTGATCTTTTGGACAAGATATCACGCCAACCACTTTGTTAGATCTATGGCCAGTGTCCTATGGAACATACTTAAGAAAAAGTTCGTTCTGATCTATAAGCTATCAGAACAAACAGAAGATATAAGTAGACAAAAGAGCAAAGGAACATGTTGTAAATATCAACACCTTTGGTCCTCAATTTGTATGATGGAATATTTGTAAATTCGATAATTAATAAGCTGCCTCACAAACATTGAAACAAAATGCATGATCTTAAGATTGTCGGCTCTAAAAGATGACATAGTATCATAGCAACCTTCATTGTGCATAAAGGAAATAAACTTGTGAATCTAATTACACTTCACTGAGACAGTGAACACTTGAAGAGGTGCCCATTCTCTCTGGGAGTGCATCAGAACTCTTAAAATATTACAACATTGGTAAGCAATGGCTTCAACAGCCAAAGTTCAAAAATAAGTACAATCAACGAGTTCATAGCCACTAAAAGAGAGATTGTGCCTACAAAATTCTTCTGAAATCTGGCTTCTCTTGTTGATAAAAAGAAGCCAAGATGTACTacttattttggattcctataCATATAATACTAATCTAATACTAATCCAAAATTATCACCAATAACCCCTTCCgggagaaatgaaaaagacaaaaaaaactaCTACCAACAGATGGGGGCGAAattagagagatagagagaataCCAGGATGAACAGGCAGAAAATATGGGAGTAACCACATCTCTGGGGGTAGTGGGTTGTTTCCATACCATTCAAACACTCCAAGTACCTGCAATTATTTCAGCACAAGGACATCAAAAATTGCTCCTTACAACTGACAACCACAAACTTTGTCATTTAGATGGATGAAAGGATCAGATTTATTACAGAGAGCCAAAATTTTCCCCATGATGTTATGGCCGTCGCACCACCATGGTCTAGAATCCAAGTTCGTGCTGTTTGCATTGCCCCGTCTCCATCATCAGGTCCTTCACCCAGCAACCTCAATGAAACATATGTCAAGGCTGAACCAAACATGGTGCTGTGGCCTTCTATATGCAAACCCCAGCCACCATCTTTGTTCTGCAATATAATTCATTAAGTCTTCAATATATTGAAGCTTCAGAACCTCTATGTAACAAAGAACTGCTAGACGAAACTGAGGAGGTTTCTAATTGTGGATGCCTGATGATTGTAGAGGTAACGGCGAATCTCCCGCTGGTGCTCTGGTGATAAAACAGTATTTAATGCCCCAGTAACGGATAAAACTATAATCTGCACCACAATGAATCAAACACATAAAACAATTGTTATCATACAACAAAAAAGTAGGAATATGATGCCTTTACGCCCCATCAactaattcagcaagatgaatgAAATGCATATTCTCGTATTACTTTTTCCTAAAACAAGTTGACAGAAGGGCATCAGCCTGTAACTTAGGAATAATGCAGAAACAGCATGTTCAAGTTAGAGACAGAAATGATCCAAAAATCTTCATTCTGCAGTATTAAGTATCAATGCTGCCTATCAACATACACCAACTGTACAGTATTACGATTGAATATGTTCCAGATGGGAGCAAATACCAAGCCAGGCATAAGGAACATTGGGCCGCCAAAGTCCCCAGGCCAGTGACCATCATGTGCTTGGAGAGTAGAATAACAGCTAATGGCCCTTCTTACAGATGTCAATACAACTTCTTCTGTAACATCGTCATGGTCTTCTAGCTTGATGTTGGGGAGGTTTATTTCAAGTGGATTATCCTTTGCAAACTGCATTAAGAAAGTTAGAAAAGAACAGTATCACTACCTTCAAATAAAGGAGATGATCGGAAGAGAGGTGGAGGGGCATTTTCCATCAGAACACACTTTGCTGTCCAAACTCTGCAGTTCCAGAGTCATTCTTATCTATTCAAAAGCTGGCAAACTTATATGCTAATGCAGTATCATTTGGCATTTTTAATTATGGAAGACATCCTAGCAGTTAGAGAGTTTTAGCTCCAGAACTAGCATATATAGATGACTTGAAGCGAGTATTAGCAAATTCTACTAT
This is a stretch of genomic DNA from Phoenix dactylifera cultivar Barhee BC4 chromosome 9, palm_55x_up_171113_PBpolish2nd_filt_p, whole genome shotgun sequence. It encodes these proteins:
- the LOC103720906 gene encoding cycloartenol synthase-like isoform X4, which encodes MVVLGVFEWSGNNPLPPQMWLLPYFLPVHPGRMWCHCRMVYLPMSYIYGKRFVGPITPTVLSLRKELYSCPYQQIDWNRARNECKVLPPDPAMWRLKIAQGGSPWLKTTNNHVGRQVWEFDPNMGTAEEIAAVQKVRELFREHRFEMKHSADLLMRLQIIVLSVTGALNTVLSPEHQREIRRYLYNHQNKDGGWGLHIEGHSTMFGSALTYVSLRLLGEGPDDGDGAMQTARTWILDHGGATAITSWGKFWLSVLGVFEWYGNNPLPPEMWLLPYFLPVHPGRMWCHCRMVYLPMSYIYGKRFVGPITPTVLSLRKELYACPYQQIDWNRARNECAKEDLYYPHPLIQDIIWASLHKVVEPVLMHSPGSMLREKALHIVMQHIHYEDESTRYICIGPVNKGAFYYEQGSSSRYRTLYRCHTGAVSVQYGMGSFRCIECQDPSRISTSTKPVWCGARCTVRFGPVLNMLSCWIEDPNSEAFKLHLPRVYDYLWIAEDGMKMQGYNGSQLWDTAFTVQAIISTDLSEEYGPTLKRAHDYIKDSQVLEDCPGDLSFWHRHISKGGWTFCTADHGWPVSDCTAEGLMASVLLSKISPEIVGEPLCAGRIYDAVNVILSLMNRDGGFAAYELTRSYAWLEVSTCKCIFPCLQFLHGIFIFTYF
- the LOC103720906 gene encoding cycloartenol synthase-like isoform X2; its protein translation is MVVLGVFEWSGNNPLPPQMWLLPYFLPVHPGRMWCHCRMVYLPMSYIYGKRFVGPITPTVLSLRKELYSCPYQQIDWNRARNECKVLPPDPAMWRLKIAQGGSPWLKTTNNHVGRQVWEFDPNMGTAEEIAAVQKVRELFREHRFEMKHSADLLMRLQFAKDNPLEINLPNIKLEDHDDVTEEVVLTSVRRAISCYSTLQAHDGHWPGDFGGPMFLMPGLIIVLSVTGALNTVLSPEHQREIRRYLYNHQNKDGGWGLHIEGHSTMFGSALTYVSLRLLGEGPDDGDGAMQTARTWILDHGGATAITSWGKFWLSVLGVFEWYGNNPLPPEMWLLPYFLPVHPGRMWCHCRMVYLPMSYIYGKRFVGPITPTVLSLRKELYACPYQQIDWNRARNECAKEDLYYPHPLIQDIIWASLHKVVEPVLMHSPGSMLREKALHIVMQHIHYEDESTRYICIGPVNKGAFYYEQGSSSRYRTLYRCHTGAVSVQYGMGSFRCIECQDPSRISTSTKPVWCGARCTVRFGPVLNMLSCWIEDPNSEAFKLHLPRVYDYLWIAEDGMKMQGYNGSQLWDTAFTVQAIISTDLSEEYGPTLKRAHDYIKDSQVLEDCPGDLSFWHRHISKGGWTFCTADHGWPVSDCTAEGLMASVLLSKISPEIVGEPLCAGRIYDAVNVILSLMNRDGGFAAYELTRSYAWLEVSTCKCIFPCLQFLHGIFIFTYF
- the LOC103720906 gene encoding cycloartenol synthase-like isoform X5, translating into MVVLGVFEWSGNNPLPPQMWLLPYFLPVHPGRMWCHCRMVYLPMSYIYGKRFVGPITPTVLSLRKELYSCPYQQIDWNRARNECKVLPPDPAMWRLKIAQGGSPWLKTTNNHVGRQVWEFDPNMGTAEEIAAVQKVRELFREHRFEMKHSADLLMRLQFAKDNPLEINLPNIKLEDHDDVTEEVVLTSVRRAISCYSTLQAHDGHWPGDFGGPMFLMPGLIIVLSVTGALNTVLSPEHQREIRRYLYNHQNKDGGWGLHIEGHSTMFGSALTYVSLRLLGEGPDDGDGAMQTARTWILDHGGATAITSWGKFWLSVLGVFEWYGNNPLPPEMWLLPYFLPVHPGRMWCHCRMVYLPMSYIYGKRFVGPITPTVLSLRKELYACPYQQIDWNRARNECAKEDLYYPHPLIQDIIWASLHKVVEPVLMHSPGSMLREKALHIVMQHIHYEDESTRYICIGPVNKVLNMLSCWIEDPNSEAFKLHLPRVYDYLWIAEDGMKMQGYNGSQLWDTAFTVQAIISTDLSEEYGPTLKRAHDYIKDSQVLEDCPGDLSFWHRHISKGGWTFCTADHGWPVSDCTAEGLMASVLLSKISPEIVGEPLCAGRIYDAVNVILSLMNRDGGFAAYELTRSYAWLEVSTCKCIFPCLQFLHGIFIFTYF
- the LOC103720906 gene encoding cycloartenol synthase-like isoform X8; this encodes MVVLGVFEWSGNNPLPPQMWLLPYFLPVHPGRMWCHCRMVYLPMSYIYGKRFVGPITPTVLSLRKELYSCPYQQIDWNRARNECKVLPPDPAMWRLKIAQGGSPWLKTTNNHVGRQVWEFDPNMGTAEEIAAVQKVRELFREHRFEMKHSADLLMRLQFAKDNPLEINLPNIKLEDHDDVTEEVVLTSVRRAISCYSTLQAHDGHWPGDFGGPMFLMPGLIIVLSVTGALNTVLSPEHQREIRRYLYNHQNKDGGWGLHIEGHSTMFGSALTYVSLRLLGEGPDDGDGAMQTARTWILDHGGATAITSWGKFWLSVLGVFEWYGNNPLPPEMWLLPYFLPVHPGRMWCHCRMVYLPMSYIYGKRFVGPITPTVLSLRKELYACPYQQIDWNRARNECAKVLNMLSCWIEDPNSEAFKLHLPRVYDYLWIAEDGMKMQGYNGSQLWDTAFTVQAIISTDLSEEYGPTLKRAHDYIKDSQVLEDCPGDLSFWHRHISKGGWTFCTADHGWPVSDCTAEGLMASVLLSKISPEIVGEPLCAGRIYDAVNVILSLMNRDGGFAAYELTRSYAWLEVSTCKCIFPCLQFLHGIFIFTYF